ccttattgcTAAAAGCATATATGAAATGAAAGCCATGACGATACAATCTTTGGGTTTAAAACATTGTTTATAGGCTGAATTTCTAGCGATGAAGACATGCCCAAATTTAGAGTGAAGGGCATACATATAAAAATTGTAGTCAAATATATAAAAGAGGAAGAAACTGCTACTAACCTGATGGAAGTGTGCCATACCATAGTCAGATAGGTGAGGAGTGAGTTCAAGATCAAGCAAAATATTGGATGACTTGATGTTCTTATGAACTATGGGTGGAGAACAAACGTCGTGGAGATACCTGAACAATGCAAATGCTCACCACTGGATTCAAAGTTAAAAGAAAGAGCAGCTAAAGGAGATTGTGAGGAGAACGCAAAAAGTCATACAAGGtaggaaaatagaaaagaaagtaaaaagacTTACTCAACAGCCCTGGCTGCACCTAAAGCAATTGAGACTCTGGTATTCCAAGTGAGGGGTTTGCTGAAATCATCTGATACGTGTAGGAACTCATGAAGTGAGCCATTCCTGTAATGGTCATAAACCAACAGATAATTCCCCTGCTCTGAGCAATACCCAACAAGTTCAGCAATGTTGGGATGGTGAAGCTTTGAGATGTTTGCAACAATTTCTGCAAATCCCTCTGGCTTCTCGCCTTGTATAAGTATGGGATCTATCTTTTTCACTGCTAAAACCTGTTGCAAATATATGCATACGTACAAGAAAGTGCATATGACTACAATGATATGAAGTACAACAAAAAGGTAGGAACAGGCACGTACCTTGCCATCTTCACATTTCGCCCTGTAAACACGTCCAATGTTGCCCTCACCCTGGAGGTTCCTCGATGCAAAATCACTAGTTGCATTCTGTAAATCCTCCAAAGAATAAGCAATAACAGGAGCAGAGGTGCTGCTTCTGCCTTTTAGCCGGCTTGTTTGCTCACTTACACTAGACCCACGACCTGAAACTGAACGATTAAGTCCCATTGGTCCTGATATCTGCAAAGACGCTTGATCTAGTGTAACACCTGATTGGATTGTTTTTAAACCTGTCACCATCACACATCATataatcatttcaattcatcGTAGATCCATCTAAAACGTGTTTTTTAAAGCCATTTTGTTTTCAAGAAATGGATACCTTTTGATTCTTTTACGTTGCTAACATATTGTGCACCTGCTAACTCTCGTGACTGAAAGGGAGTATTATCTTTAGTCCCAGTGTTCCTCTCTTCATCGAGAAATTGTGAGGATGGATGAGCAGCCTTTCGCCTTGCGAACACTGCCATAAGAGCAGCGAACACCAACATTGCACCTAAACATGACCCGGCTACAATTGCTACATTCCGAACAAGTTTAGATTTCTTCCCGTCGTCTTTGTTGTCCTGATCTTTGGCGTTGGGATGTCGGTGGCGCACACCAGGCGGTGGAGGCGGAGCCTTCCCTGTCGACCATGAATTTCCTCCCGTTCTTCCAATAACAGATAAGATTGCAAGTCAGGAAACGACCTTTCTCATCCACTGCAACAATTattaaacaaacaaaattttgtaGGATAAACTCACTTCAGGCTGCGAATGCCCTTCAACTCATTAGGAATCCATCCACTAAATTTGTTGTTTTCAACATTCCTgccatgaaagaaagaaaaagaaaaggcgGGTTGATAAGAATAATTGAAAACCATCATTTCCAACAAAGTTTAGGTGCCGGTCACGTACAGATCTTCTATAGGAAGGTCGGCAAGGACATTTAGTGTTCCAGTTAATTGGTTGTTCTGCAGACGCCTGAATAAGTGAAAACAAAAGTTAGTAACCATGCCCTCGACAGAGTATAATATGAAAACCTTTGCACTTACAAAGTGTTTAAATTTGTAAGATTTGCAAAAGAATTCGGAAGCTTATCAGTCAGTTCGTTGTTGGATAAATCACTGCATATCAGCTCCGATGTTAGCAATACAGTACTAAGTACTAACCCTACGTCTACGCTCTAAAGCTATGTAAATAGAAAGAGGAGTTTGCAGAAATTATATACTTACAATGATTTAAGTTTTTTAACTTTGGCGAACATATCGCTCAAGGTTCCGTCGAGTTTATTATTGCTTAGATTTCTTCATAAACCAACCAAATAGTTAGATATGGCTAAAAAAACTGATGAATTTGTAATGAAAAATAGATAGATGGAATGCAACCAATTATTTTGACTTACATGCTTTCGATGTTGGACATCTGAGATATCGAATAAGGCACATTGCCAGTAAATTGATTATGAGAAAGGTTTCTGCATGTAAATTGAGCTCATAATACATGATATGCGTGATAAATCTAACCAATGAAATTCTGATATGGATATAATTATTCAGGGATATGGTATGTTATTCCGAATATAGTATGAtttcttttaaactttttttgGTGTATTTGGAGGATTTATTAAATTCATGCCCATGTATTCATGTGTCGAACATGAGAGACAAAAGGTGACTTACATTCGAACAGCATTGGGAGGTAGTTGATATGGAATTTGATCATTAAGGTTGTTCTTGCTCACATCACTGTACTATGACAAACAATGCATTGCCTTCAGAATTCAGATTATGTTCTTACAGGGAAGAAAAGTAAAACAAATACAAAAGGGAATAGATTATCTAAccacagaaaaaaaaaaaaaacctatctCTAGAAGCAAATTCTCACAGGGAAGTGAGTGAAGTCAAGTTTGATAGCTGGTAGCCCAATTCTCCATTGAGTCCATAGTTAGATAAGCTTCTGCAAAGTTTAAGCCCAATCAAATACGTATATATACAAGAATGCTATTCAAGCCTACTTTAAGAGACAGATAATGGGGAAAAACATACATCTCAGTTACACGAGAGCCTGAGCATTTGACCCCTTGCCAGGAATCGCTACAAGGGTCACCGCCACTTACCCTCCAACCACTTAGTTGTGATGGAGCTTTTAGGCTTTTAAACATCACATTAAGGGCATTAACTACAAAATACAATTAACAAGTttcagaatatatatatacatggatTAGATGCTAATGTGATGCACGGGGTTGTAACCCCCAAATGTATGAGATGCCATCCCTTTTAAGGATGGCTGTGAACCAAGTGTGATAAAACCcgatttcatttcctttttccaGAACATATGGAACCCATTTTTCATATTGCATGATTTAGATAAACGTATCAATGGCTTTACATTAGCATCTAATTGTATTATCCCCATGAGCATAGTTTTGCTAAATATAAATACATCATTAGCAAATAGCATGCAAAAATCTAAATTAGTGTACAACAAATGAAGTTGAATAATGATGATACATATACCATCTCGGCTATCAGTCCATGAATGAACCAATGAAATCAAGGACCCAAAGGAAAGAAGCAAGTATCCTACAACAAAACGATGCATGTTCCTAGGCCAAATTGGCAAAGAAAAGGAAGAGGAAAATaggtttattattgttattattattattattattaattcctATGCTAATATCAAATGCAGGAACCAAAAAGAGTTGGAGGAGGAgctgaagaaagaaagaataaacaTCTAAAAggtgaaaaataatataaactgtTTTGGAATTGTCTTAGCATTTTCTGTTTCATATTGAAGGGCTCAAGTCTGTTTTAggctttaatttttaatttatttattttttaaaaatttcttcaaAGGGAGTTTGCTAAATTTGGTGAAGAGAAAAGTACTACTAAATGCAAAGAGCGGAAGGCGAGGAGAAATAACTCATCAGAGCCTTTCAATGTTTTACGGGACTTGGTAACACTTTTTTGCAGCTTTCTCTAACCGTCACCTTTGATTAATACACATGATTCATCTTTCCAGCCTTTGTCTGAGGCTGACTTAAGAATTTTTCTTAactccatatttttattttctttttctttttcctactcTTTCGGGACTTAAGATCACTTTAAAATTGTATACCAACACTGGTCCAACCAGAttgaattaaacatatatatatgtaaaagatTTGCGTTTATCATAAACTCAACTCTGGCATGCTGTTGTTTTAACCGTCCATCCCTTCATATGTTGGGTTTAATTGATTAGTAATATGCAATCCCGTGAATATGTTGGATTGTAAGATCCTATTGATGCAAGACGGGGCTGTAATCTGCATGCTGCAACTTAAAGTTCATGAACTGCAGTGATTAGCATTAGATAGAATCTGGGTTTAAGTTCATTTACAATAAccaaaacatatattatacaATATAAAACTGGGGTTTCACATCTTTAACAATGCTATTTCTCCGACTCTGTAGTTAAACTTCAACTAAGTTCAATAAGTCTATGTAACAAAGAGCCTCTTtaaaaaaaccatcaaaattAGTTGCAGAGATGAAATAAGGTCGGGTGCCTTAAGTTTGCATGCTTTGGCTTGATCTATCACCACGCTTTCTCAATTTTGTTAAGATGTATGCCATTGCAACTTTAGCACCCAGGCCACAGTGACCGCGAGACAGGCAGATCACACCCCCAATAACAAGCAAACTTTTTGCTACAAACTTTTTCGACGGTTTTCTTGATAGCCTTTTCTCCCTGGGTTCATCATTAACTGGTTCAAAAGTGGCCATCGAGGCAGAGGCTGCTGGAAGTGCATCACCGTTTATCATATCTAATTCAGGTGGAACCTAAATGCAGACATGTTAATAATCATCAGTTCAAGAGTTGCTCTGAAGATAATATCACCAGAAAaagctttttctcttttttagtAAGAAGCAGCAGAAGTTCAATTATGTGTTTCCATAACCATAgcttatttcaataattattttgacaATGTAAGGACTAAACTGGATACAGCCTCAGTAAAAAGACTAGTTCATAAAGGTAGATTATTAAGGCAAAATCACTTGATAGTGCAATAGAAGAGAGCCAAAAATGCAGAGGATCTGGATATATACATTCATCCTATAAACTTCTATAATGTCAAATAATGGTTTATACATAGGGTTATACAAAGGTGTATAAGATCGCTCAAGTCTCAGACATTCTCCCTAGGCCTAGACTGCTCCTGCATATGGTCCTCGCATCCCACTTTTCTATTTGTACTTCTGCTATAAGGATAACCTTTCTTATTAATTTCTCAAAAACACTAATGATAAGATATAAAGATAGATAACCTATCTTACTCATTTCTCCAAACGCCAGTCTTCAACTCACTTTAAGGAAACCAAGATAAAGGGGTATGTTCCTCTATGACATAATAAAGTCAATTGCATACTTTTAAGGTTAACTGTTTTATCTTGGACTAAGTGTGAG
The sequence above is drawn from the Gossypium hirsutum isolate 1008001.06 chromosome A05, Gossypium_hirsutum_v2.1, whole genome shotgun sequence genome and encodes:
- the LOC107960758 gene encoding protein STRUBBELIG-RECEPTOR FAMILY 5 — translated: MHRFVVGYLLLSFGSLISLVHSWTDSRDVNALNVMFKSLKAPSQLSGWRVSGGDPCSDSWQGVKCSGSRVTEISLSNYGLNGELGYQLSNLTSLTSLDVSKNNLNDQIPYQLPPNAVRINLSHNQFTGNVPYSISQMSNIESINLSNNKLDGTLSDMFAKVKKLKSFDLSNNELTDKLPNSFANLTNLNTLRLQNNQLTGTLNVLADLPIEDLNVENNKFSGWIPNELKGIRSLKTGGNSWSTGKAPPPPPGVRHRHPNAKDQDNKDDGKKSKLVRNVAIVAGSCLGAMLVFAALMAVFARRKAAHPSSQFLDEERNTGTKDNTPFQSRELAGAQYVSNVKESKGLKTIQSGVTLDQASLQISGPMGLNRSVSGRGSSVSEQTSRLKGRSSTSAPVIAYSLEDLQNATSDFASRNLQGEGNIGRVYRAKCEDGKVLAVKKIDPILIQGEKPEGFAEIVANISKLHHPNIAELVGYCSEQGNYLLVYDHYRNGSLHEFLHVSDDFSKPLTWNTRVSIALGAARAVEYLHDVCSPPIVHKNIKSSNILLDLELTPHLSDYGMAHFHQRTSQNLGMGYNAPECARPSAYTLKSDVYSFGVVMLELLTGRMPLDNKRPKAEQCLVKWASPRLQDNDALAAMVDPALRGLYPPKSLSPFADIIAHCVKSDPKLRPAMSEVVQSLIQLVQQSNMNLGDDLSTSRRTEDSDYAVYV